The following proteins are co-located in the Amphiprion ocellaris isolate individual 3 ecotype Okinawa chromosome 7, ASM2253959v1, whole genome shotgun sequence genome:
- the LOC111574545 gene encoding T-box transcription factor TBX1-A has protein sequence MSGLQLPQSCERSLPCCADVGSLSSTKAPQVIGVRVQLEMQTLWQQFDQLGTEMIVTKAGRRMFPTFQVRISGMDPSAEYVLLMDFIPVDDKRYRYAFHSSSWLVAGRADVAAPSRMHFHPDSPARGAQWMKQTVSFDTLKLTNNLLDDNGHMILNSMHRYQPRFHVVYADPAPNSDLNAYRNFCSFSFPETRFMAVTAYQNHRITQLKIASNPFAKGFRTTDSQAWVGNASPLAMCCPPEGRPETLTSKPGEQKISKTSARQDGPAPPLVEQCELFHHGKDTAGATMERRDGNSLLSAPPSFLRLPSYWDCAGSS, from the exons ATGAGTG GTCTTCAGCTGCCTCAGAGCTGTGAACGATCCCTGCCCTGCTGTGCAGATGTTGGGTCATTATCGAGCACCAAGGCTCCCCAAGTCATTGGGGTCAGAGTTCAGCTGGAAATGCAGACACTTTGGCAGCAGTTTGACCAGCTGGGCACAGAGATGATTGTTACCAAAGCTGGAAG GAGGATGTTTCCAACATTTCAGGTGCGAATCTCTGGGATGGATCCCTCTGCCGAATACGTGCTGCTCATGGACTTCATCCCTGTTGACGACAAAAGATACAG ATATGCGTTCCACAGCTCATCCTGGCTGGTGGCAGGGCGGGCGGACGTAGCAGCTCCAAGCAGGATGCATTTCCATCCAGACTCACCTGCCCGTGGAGCCCAGTGGATGAAGCAGACCGTATCCTTCGACACTCTCAAGCTCACCAACAACCTGCTGGATGACAACGGACAT ATGATACTGAACTCCATGCATCGCTATCAGCCGCGCTTCCACGTGGTGTATGCTGATCCTGCACCTAACAGTGATTTAAATGCATACAGGAACTTCTGCTCTTTCTCCTTCCCGGAGACACGGTTCATGGCCGTCACTGCTTACCAAAACCACAGG aTCACTCAGCTAAAAATTGCAAGCAACCCATTTGCTAAAGGCTTCAGGACGACAGACTCCCAGGCTTG ggtgGGTAATGCCAGCCCACTTGCAATGTGCTGTCCACCAGAGGGCAGACCTGAGACCCTCACTAGCAAACCTGGAGAGCAGAAAATCTCCAAGACTTCAGCCA GACAGGACGGCCCAGCCCCACCACTGGTGGAGCAATGTGAACTGTTCCACCATGGAAAAGACACTGCAGGAGCCACCATGGAGAGAAGAGATGGGAACAGTCTTTTGTCAGcacctccctccttcctccgtCTCCCTTCCTACTGGGACTGTGCAGGGTCATCTTAA
- the apoa1b gene encoding apolipoprotein A-Ib: MKFAALVLLLAVGSQAASLQADAPDQIAQFRAKLKEGAIRVLAPLDGTTYKANKDHAIEVADSRLGQAIEMGQTAFSAASDATAGIRGTIVSDIQKLQADLADQAEKVRENVLKHVQDYIAALTPLKEHLESKKADIEELKAKVTSVVENIGEKVPTNWEETRGSLMPIVQKVKDQLTVRGQEARAQIEPYVKEYMETAQGYIENPGDKAAPALEELKTKLSTYFAAMVESLNKA, encoded by the exons ATGAAATTTGCGGCTCTTGTTCTTCTGCTGGCTGTCG GCTCTCAGGCCGCTTCCCTGCAGGCTGATGCACCTGACCAGATTGCCCAATTTCGGGCTAAGCTGAAGGAAGGTGCTATCAGGGTTCTGGCACCACTTGATGGCACCACATACAAGGCGAACAA GGACCACGCAATTGAGGTGGCAGACTCGAGACTGGGTCAGGCTATTGAAATGGGCCAAACTGCTTTCAGTGCCGCCTCTGACGCCACCGCTGGCATCCGTGGAACCATCGTGTCAGATATTCAGAAGTTACAAGCCGACCTCGCTGACCAAGCTGAGAAAGTGAGGGAGAATGTTCTGAAACACGTCCAGGACTATATCGCTGCGCTGACACCCCTGAAAGAGCACCTCGAGAGCAAGAAAGCTGACATTGAGGAGTTGAAGGCCAAGGTTACATCTGTTGTGGAAAACATTGGTGAGAAGGTGCCAACAAATTGGGAGGAGACCAGAGGATCCCTGATGCCCATTGTGCAGAAGGTGAAAGATCAGCTTACCGTGCGTGGACAGGAGGCCAGAGCACAAATCGAGCCCTATGTCAAAGAATACATGGAAACAGCCCAGGGCTATATTGAAAATCCAGGCGATAAGGCTGCACCTGCTTTGGAGGAGCTGAAGACTAAATTGTCTACCTATTTTGCAGCCATGGTTGAGTCATTGAACAAGGCCTAA
- the bace1 gene encoding beta-secretase 1 translates to MEASTVQARWWTAVCVWTAVCLLSSGQSVQDSSGLSMAIRVPLRQGARGEQPSPRPPAAAVAATLRESGNAGRRPARRRRGAAAGGVSFVDMIDNLRGKSGQGYYVEMAVGSPPQKLNILVDTGSSNFAVGAAAHPFLRRYYHRSLSSSYRDLGRSVYVPYTQGRWEGELGTDLVSVPHGPNATLRANIAAITQSDRFFINGSNWEGILGLAYADIARPDETLEPFFDSLVRQTSVTNLFSLQLCGAGFTQNYSLGSATVGGSMIIGGVDPSLYVGELWYTPIRREWYYEVIIVRIEVNGQDLNMDCKEYNYDKSIVDSGTTNLRLPRKVFQAAVKAIEAASSTEQFPSGFWLGEQLVCWQAGTTPWHIFPVISLYLMSENRNQSFRISILPQQYLRPVEDVASAQEDCYKFAVSQSSTGTVMGAVIMEGFYVVFDREKKRIGFAVSTCHVHDEFRTASVEGPFHGVDLEDCGYNIPQTDESTLMTIAYIMAGICALFMLPLCLMVCQWRFARCLHPHGDFADDISLLK, encoded by the exons ATGGAGGCGTCGACGGTACAGGCTCGCTGGTGGacggctgtgtgtgtgtggacggctgtctgtctgctgagCAGCGGTCAGTCCGTCCAGGACTCCTCGGGCCTGTCTATGGCCATCCGCGTGCCACTGCGGCAAGGCGCTCGCGGTGAGCAGCCGTCGCCGCGGCCACCTGCCGCTGCCGTTGCCGCGACGCTCCGTGAGAGCGGCAACGCGGGCAGACGCCCTGCGCGCAGGCGGCGAGGAGCGGCGGCGGGCGGCGTCAGCTTCGTGGACATGATTGATAACCTGCGTGGGAAGTCCGGCCAGGGGTACTACGTGGAGATGGCCGTGGGCTCTCCTCCGCAGAAG CTGAATATCCTGGTGGACACAGGAAGCAGTAACTTTGCTGTCGGGGCAGCTGCTCATCCTTTCCTACGCAGATACTACCATCGTTCACT ctccAGTTCATACCGTGACTTGGGCAGGAGTGTGTATGTTCCCTACACTCAGGGTCGTTGGGAAGGGGAGCTGGGCACCGACTTAGTCTCTGTCCCACATGGCCCCAATGCTACACTGCGTGCCAACATCGCTGCAATCACCCAGTCTGATCGCTTCTTCATCAATGGGTCTAACTGGGAGGGAATCCTGGGACTGGCCTATGCTGATATAGCCCGG CCTGATGAGACGTTGGAGCCTTTCTTCGACTCTTTGGTTCGCCAGACTTCCGTCACAAatctcttctctctgcagctgtgtggTGCTGGCTTCACCCAAAACTACTCCCTGGGCAGCGCTACCGTTGGTGGCAGCATG ATCATCGGAGGAGTGGACCCGTCACTCTACGTGGGAGAGCTCTGGTACACTCCCATCCGCAGGGAGTGGTACTATGAGGTTATTATCGTGCGTATTGAGGTGAACGGACAGGACCTCAACATGGACTGTAAAGAG TACAACTATGATAAGAGCATTGTGGACAGTGGGACCACCAATCTTCGACTGCCAAGAAAAGTCTTCCAGGCTGCAGTTAAGGCGATTGAAGCAGCCTCTTCG ACCGAGCAGTTTCCCTCTGGGTTCTGGTTGGGGGAGCAGCTGGTGTGTTGGCAGGCTGGCACTACACCGTGGCACATCTTCCCAGTCATCTCCCTCTACCTGATGAGTGAAAACCGCAACCAGTCCTTCAGAATCTCCATCCTACCGCAG CAATACCTGCGGCCTGTAGAGGATGTGGCCTCAGCTCAGGAGGACTGCTATAAGTTTGCTGTGTCCCAGTCCAGCACTGGCACCGTGATGGGAGCCGTCATCATGGAAGGCTTCTATGTGGTCTTTGACCGTGAGAAGAAACGCATCGGCTTTGCTGTTAGCACCTGCCATG TGCATGATGAGTTTCGGACAGCTTCTGTGGAGGGCCCGTTCCACGGCGTCGACCTGGAGGATTGTGGATACAACATCCCCCAGACAGATGAGTCCACTCTGATGACCATCGCCTACATCATGGCGGGTATCTGCGCTCTGTTCATGCTGCCACTGTGTCTCATGGTGTGCCAGTGGCGCTTCGCTCGCTGCCTCCACCCACATGGGGACTTCGCTGACGACATATCACTACTAAAGTGA